Sequence from the Flavobacterium sp. J372 genome:
AACGCGCTACCATTTGTGATGATGCATCCTGCACCTCAAACAACCCTTCTTTAAAAGCATCCGTAAGGAAAACATTCGCCCTTTCTTTAAGAATCAGCGCATCTGGGTATTCTTTAGGCAATTCAGTTTCAATGTTTTGGTCCATCAGGATAGCCCTAAGCTTCTCGCGAGTAGTTTTTAGTGTATTTACGCGAAGTATCACTTTTGCCTGCTCATTTTGCGCCGCAAGTTCTTTTTCCCATTTTTTCTCACCGAGTTCTTTTACGCCAAGCTCATCCATCCAGTCAGGCACCGACTCACGGTATTTCCTTATTTTTGAAAGCTCGTCAAACCTGCCTTTTATTTTGCGAACAGGCGTACTTTCAAAATATTTCCAGTCAGGCAGGGTAATACCGCGAAGCACAGCCCATACCGCAAAAATGCGCCATAGGTTGTCACGGTCATAAGGCTCTTTTACCTCGGCAATCTCGGCATACAGCCTTTTCCAGCGTACTATTTCATATATTGTTTCGGCAACAAACTTACGGTCGGCGCTTCCCCATCGTTTATCTTTTTTTAATGCCCGCGCTACAACCTTATCGGCATACTCACCATCATTAAATATAAATCCTAGTGAATCTATAACCGTAAAAACTAAATTCCTGTGTAATCTCATTTTCAAAAATTGGAAATGCAAAGGTATTGAAAAAATCTGCCCCGCAGATTGATAAATTGTGGGGCAGATAGGTGAAGCGAAAATCGTATTAATACAATGTTAAATACTTGCTAGTACTTTCCACTGAGTAAAGTGCCGCCAATTGGCACTTTTGTATCAAGATTTAATTTTTTCAGCATTTCGTAAACGGTACACACCGCTGCAGATGTTACCGGTATGCCAATTTCTTTTTCTATTGCGTCAATCGCTTCTAATGAAGGCATTTGCACACAGGCAGACACAACCAAAGTGTCAACTCCGGTCAGGTCAAGGCGTTTGTAGATATCAAGAAGGTTCATTGGGTTTTGTGCCGCAACTTCAAGATTATCAGGTATTTCAAGCGCTATGTAGTCCATAACTTCAAATCCCTGATGCCTTATGTAGTCCACAACCAATTCTGTTAGTGGCTTCATGTACGGAGTTATAACCGCTATCTTCTTCGCACCCAATACTTTTAGTCCGTTAATTAAAGCCCCGGCACTCGTAACGATAGGAGTCGGCGAGTCATTTTTAACCGTTTCTTCATAGATATTTGCCTCACTTACACAATGATAGCCCCGGCCCATGCTCATAATTGCTACAAGGCAGGCATAACCCATTACATCTACCTTGGCATCGCTTAGTTCCATAGCGCATTTCAGGCTTTGGGCATCCATGGCTTCCAGTTCTTCTTTGGTTACCTTTTTCATTCTCATCCGGCTGGAATGGAATGTAAATCGTTCAGCGGCAATGGTTTCCCTCGAGCGGAACATCGCCGGAATCTCAGTTTCCATTGTAATATTCGAGCTTGGCACAATCTGGCCAATCCTATATGTCGTCTTCATTTATAATTTGATGCTTGTTATTTGGAATTTTCTTCCGAATCTACAATCGTATTCCTCAATGTTCCTATGCCTTCAACCGTTGCTTCCACCACATCGCCCGGCCACATAAATTCTTGTGGGTCACGGCCTGCGCCCACGCCTGCCG
This genomic interval carries:
- a CDS encoding RsmB/NOP family class I SAM-dependent RNA methyltransferase → MRLHRNLVFTVIDSLGFIFNDGEYADKVVARALKKDKRWGSADRKFVAETIYEIVRWKRLYAEIAEVKEPYDRDNLWRIFAVWAVLRGITLPDWKYFESTPVRKIKGRFDELSKIRKYRESVPDWMDELGVKELGEKKWEKELAAQNEQAKVILRVNTLKTTREKLRAILMDQNIETELPKEYPDALILKERANVFLTDAFKEGLFEVQDASSQMVARFLEVEPGMRVVDTCAGAGGKTLHMASLMNNKGQLIAMDLYESKLKQLKLRAKRDGAFNIEYRIIDSTKVIKKLHEKADRVLIDAPCSGLGVLKRNPDSKWKLQPEFVDNIRKVQAEVLESYSKIVKPGGKLVYATCSVLPSENQEQVKRFLTTDIGKEFTFVKENKVLASESGFDGFYMALLERKNKL
- a CDS encoding Asp/Glu racemase, whose translation is MKTTYRIGQIVPSSNITMETEIPAMFRSRETIAAERFTFHSSRMRMKKVTKEELEAMDAQSLKCAMELSDAKVDVMGYACLVAIMSMGRGYHCVSEANIYEETVKNDSPTPIVTSAGALINGLKVLGAKKIAVITPYMKPLTELVVDYIRHQGFEVMDYIALEIPDNLEVAAQNPMNLLDIYKRLDLTGVDTLVVSACVQMPSLEAIDAIEKEIGIPVTSAAVCTVYEMLKKLNLDTKVPIGGTLLSGKY